Proteins co-encoded in one Gracilimonas sp. genomic window:
- a CDS encoding chemotaxis protein CheW, with translation MEETLVKEKEAEELGHLIAGGKFLSFFLGKEEYAIEILKVQEIIGLMPITPVPKMPKYIRGVLNLRGKIVPVMNLRLRFELPAVEDTDETCVIVVQEDDYLMGVLVDKVSEVADIKDNQIEEVPSFGVKGNSEYLAGIGKVKESVKMIVDIHKVLFDVPEEVLDTNETAA, from the coding sequence AAACACTGGTTAAAGAAAAAGAGGCCGAAGAACTGGGCCATTTAATAGCTGGCGGAAAATTTCTCAGCTTCTTTTTAGGTAAAGAGGAGTACGCTATTGAAATTTTAAAAGTGCAGGAAATTATTGGCCTCATGCCGATTACTCCTGTACCCAAAATGCCGAAGTACATTCGCGGGGTGTTAAACCTTAGAGGTAAAATTGTACCGGTAATGAATCTGCGGCTTCGCTTTGAACTGCCGGCGGTGGAAGACACCGACGAGACCTGCGTGATTGTTGTGCAGGAGGATGATTACCTGATGGGCGTGCTGGTAGATAAAGTATCTGAAGTAGCCGACATCAAGGACAATCAGATTGAGGAAGTGCCTTCATTTGGTGTGAAGGGAAACAGCGAATACCTGGCCGGTATTGGTAAAGTTAAAGAGTCTGTAAAGATGATCGTTGATATCCATAAAGTACTATTTGATGTACCTGAAGAAGTTTTGGACACAAACGAGACCGCAGCTTAA